A single Thermotoga sp. DNA region contains:
- a CDS encoding sugar-binding transcriptional regulator, whose amino-acid sequence MKDGRKKKPNSSSREDFLKKLYLIAYEYYVNGKTQQEIAEQLGTHRVLISKYLKQARELGLVEVRLKDPLFEDTTYKKLFLKHFNLKDIIVVSFPFYKEEKDYHVGASLVGRILDGMLTNGMIVGIGWGSTLEIISKHLHPTKKLSETVFLPLMGGTNQLPHYFRANDFVRNFAESYNAKPKYIFAPFYIENPSQKELLLSSGDLRETIEFWKKLDLAIVGIGCYIQKSPLFQNKIFDEKYLRSLLENNVVGDVLTYFFNENGEVVNLAVYKNLVNIPLEDFLKIPTRVGIAGGLQKVQSIVGALRGGLVNVLITDDKTAEMILRYLGT is encoded by the coding sequence ATGAAAGATGGTAGAAAGAAAAAGCCAAATAGTAGTTCAAGGGAAGATTTTCTAAAAAAACTCTACCTGATAGCCTATGAGTACTATGTAAATGGAAAAACTCAGCAAGAGATAGCGGAGCAACTAGGAACACATAGAGTTTTAATAAGCAAGTATCTCAAGCAGGCAAGAGAGTTAGGATTAGTTGAAGTAAGATTGAAGGATCCTTTATTCGAGGACACCACATACAAAAAGCTATTTTTGAAACACTTCAATTTGAAAGATATCATCGTTGTGAGTTTTCCCTTTTACAAAGAGGAGAAAGATTATCACGTTGGAGCATCTCTCGTCGGGCGCATTTTGGATGGTATGTTAACAAACGGAATGATAGTAGGAATTGGCTGGGGGAGCACCCTGGAGATCATCTCAAAACACCTTCATCCAACGAAAAAATTGAGCGAAACGGTTTTTCTTCCTCTGATGGGAGGAACCAATCAATTGCCCCATTACTTTAGAGCGAACGATTTTGTCAGGAATTTTGCAGAAAGCTACAATGCGAAACCGAAGTACATTTTCGCACCTTTTTACATAGAAAATCCTTCTCAGAAAGAACTCTTACTTTCTTCAGGTGATCTGAGAGAGACTATCGAGTTTTGGAAAAAGTTGGATCTGGCAATAGTTGGTATAGGATGCTATATACAAAAGTCTCCGCTATTTCAGAATAAGATTTTCGACGAAAAATACCTCAGATCCCTTCTTGAAAACAATGTTGTGGGAGATGTATTGACATACTTCTTCAATGAAAACGGAGAGGTTGTAAACCTTGCCGTCTACAAAAATCTTGTGAACATTCCTTTAGAGGATTTTTTGAAAATACCAACTAGAGTAGGAATAGCAGGTGGGTTACAGAAGGTACAGTCCATAGTTGGAGCTCTTAGAGGTGGCCTGGTAAACGTGTTGATAACTGACGACAAGACAGCGGAGATGATTCTAAGATATCTTGGAACATGA
- a CDS encoding sugar kinase, giving the protein MAKIWTMGEILVEIMRTKRDVPLNSVGEFLGPFPSGAPAIFIDTVAKLGHEAGIIGGVGDDDFGRAVINRLKRDGVNCDFVTVSDNASTAVAFVAYYSNGSRDFIYHVKGTPAVELHNPDTINVQADYFHVMGCSLMFDAEFGKNIIQVMEKFYSKGAIITFDPNVRKELLKGQNVQELTEHVLEKATIFLPGKEELSTITGSEVEEYGIRKLFDRYRNLKMIILKKGKKGATIYSRDGKKADIPPYPVKEVDPTGAGDCFDAAFICGIAEGMDVIKAGKMAAIAGALNTVAFGPMEGNITREEIEKRLRSWK; this is encoded by the coding sequence ATGGCTAAAATTTGGACTATGGGAGAAATATTGGTAGAAATAATGCGAACAAAGAGAGATGTTCCCCTTAATAGTGTGGGAGAATTTCTTGGACCCTTTCCCAGTGGTGCTCCTGCAATATTCATCGATACTGTCGCAAAATTGGGACACGAAGCTGGCATCATTGGTGGCGTTGGAGATGATGATTTTGGGAGAGCAGTTATCAACAGGCTCAAAAGGGATGGTGTAAATTGTGACTTTGTCACCGTGAGTGATAACGCTTCAACAGCTGTTGCGTTTGTTGCTTATTATTCTAACGGTTCACGTGACTTTATTTACCATGTTAAAGGAACCCCTGCCGTTGAATTGCACAATCCAGATACAATAAATGTACAAGCCGATTATTTTCATGTAATGGGGTGTTCCCTGATGTTTGATGCTGAATTCGGAAAAAATATAATTCAGGTGATGGAAAAGTTCTATTCCAAAGGAGCGATTATCACCTTTGATCCAAATGTGAGAAAAGAATTGTTGAAAGGACAGAATGTCCAGGAGTTGACCGAACACGTTTTGGAGAAAGCAACAATCTTTCTTCCCGGAAAAGAAGAACTCTCTACGATTACAGGCTCTGAAGTTGAAGAATACGGAATTCGAAAACTTTTTGATCGTTATAGAAACCTGAAAATGATTATTTTGAAAAAGGGGAAAAAGGGAGCAACCATTTATTCTCGAGATGGAAAAAAGGCCGATATTCCTCCTTATCCTGTTAAAGAAGTGGATCCAACAGGAGCAGGGGATTGCTTTGATGCAGCCTTCATATGCGGAATAGCAGAAGGAATGGATGTGATCAAGGCAGGAAAGATGGCAGCCATTGCTGGTGCACTGAACACTGTCGCTTTTGGTCCTATGGAAGGAAACATAACCAGGGAAGAGATAGAAAAACGTCTTCGATCTTGGAAGTGA
- a CDS encoding class II D-tagatose-bisphosphate aldolase, non-catalytic subunit: MERLLSIVEAHKKGTPVGVFSVCSANKFVIEALFRFVSTEGIDFVLLESSSNQVNQFGGYTGMTPAAFKDFVFEIAEKYKVSEGQIVLGGDHLGPLPWRNEDREIALTHARALVKSCVEAGYRKIHLDTCYPLKNDEGFSMETIAERQALLCAVAEETFEKTKTAKSSPPVYVLGAEVPFPGGTKTVKGRITPVEVLEKNIEVSEKYFLKFGLKEAWKRVIAFVVEPGVEFSHDRVQRYNSKVNRPLTEFLKKTPFVFEAHSTDYQTYEDLKQMVVDGFAILKVGPELTFLLREAVFALAMIEKEIVKESTQSKIVEVLIEEMKKDPSHWKDYYNKDDSLALKYSFLDRIRYYWSKKSVEVALEKLVFNLRRAKLTIPLVSQYFPDLVARVLKGEVFLEPLNLIFGKIEKAFVKYAHATFQLQGEKETP, translated from the coding sequence GTGGAAAGATTATTGAGCATAGTGGAAGCTCACAAAAAAGGAACTCCCGTTGGTGTTTTCTCAGTTTGCTCGGCAAATAAGTTTGTTATTGAAGCTCTGTTTCGCTTTGTGTCCACTGAAGGGATCGATTTTGTCCTCCTAGAAAGTTCTTCCAACCAAGTAAACCAGTTCGGAGGATACACAGGTATGACCCCCGCTGCTTTCAAAGATTTTGTCTTTGAGATAGCAGAAAAATACAAGGTAAGCGAAGGACAGATAGTATTGGGGGGAGATCACCTTGGGCCGCTTCCATGGAGAAATGAGGACAGAGAAATCGCTCTGACGCATGCGAGAGCTCTCGTGAAGTCATGTGTTGAAGCAGGATATAGAAAAATCCATCTTGATACATGCTACCCTTTGAAAAATGACGAGGGCTTTTCAATGGAAACGATAGCAGAACGACAAGCATTGCTATGTGCAGTAGCAGAGGAAACGTTCGAAAAAACGAAAACAGCTAAGTCATCTCCACCAGTGTACGTGTTAGGGGCAGAAGTACCTTTTCCGGGAGGCACAAAAACCGTAAAAGGAAGAATAACACCAGTAGAAGTTTTGGAAAAGAACATAGAAGTGTCAGAGAAGTATTTTCTCAAATTTGGCCTCAAAGAAGCTTGGAAAAGAGTAATTGCGTTTGTTGTGGAGCCTGGCGTGGAGTTCTCACATGATAGAGTGCAACGGTACAATTCGAAAGTAAACAGGCCCCTCACGGAGTTCTTGAAAAAAACACCTTTCGTCTTTGAAGCTCATTCCACAGATTATCAAACCTACGAAGATCTAAAACAAATGGTGGTAGATGGATTCGCCATTCTCAAAGTAGGACCAGAACTTACCTTTTTACTCAGAGAAGCAGTATTTGCCCTCGCAATGATAGAAAAAGAGATCGTGAAAGAAAGCACTCAATCAAAGATTGTAGAAGTCTTAATTGAGGAAATGAAGAAAGATCCATCTCACTGGAAAGATTACTATAATAAAGATGATTCACTAGCTTTAAAATACAGTTTTCTGGATAGAATAAGATACTATTGGAGTAAAAAATCGGTAGAAGTTGCTCTCGAAAAACTAGTGTTCAATTTGAGAAGAGCAAAACTCACAATCCCCTTAGTTAGTCAGTACTTTCCAGACTTGGTCGCCAGGGTACTAAAGGGGGAGGTTTTTCTTGAACCTTTGAATTTGATTTTTGGTAAAATAGAAAAGGCTTTCGTGAAATACGCACACGCAACTTTCCAACTTCAAGGAGAGAAAGAGACACCATGA